In a single window of the Bacteroidota bacterium genome:
- a CDS encoding Crp/Fnr family transcriptional regulator → MNLDNIRSCIEKWVHFEDAEWALVSEHFYLRAYSKGDHILTQGAVAQDIFFVEEGIVHRYTLRAGTIASDNFFFDGNMGAALASFLTREPSVDFLEAIEPTRLQCLSFESVQKLCKELHRFERFLSLAVQNAYCHSHRRIHSFLQLSPHQRYLQLQKERPRVIHELPQYLVASYLGITPQSLSRIRKRMADYKS, encoded by the coding sequence TTGAATCTGGATAACATACGGAGCTGTATTGAAAAGTGGGTGCACTTTGAGGACGCTGAGTGGGCGCTGGTCTCCGAGCATTTTTATTTGCGAGCGTACAGTAAAGGTGACCACATCCTGACCCAAGGAGCTGTGGCACAGGACATTTTTTTTGTAGAGGAAGGGATCGTGCATAGGTACACACTGCGTGCTGGAACAATCGCTTCCGACAACTTTTTTTTCGATGGAAATATGGGTGCAGCCTTAGCGAGCTTTCTCACCCGCGAACCCAGTGTGGATTTTCTGGAGGCAATAGAACCCACCAGACTGCAGTGCCTAAGCTTCGAGTCAGTGCAAAAACTTTGCAAGGAACTTCACCGCTTTGAAAGATTCCTAAGTTTAGCGGTTCAGAACGCGTATTGCCATTCTCATCGCCGGATACATTCCTTTTTGCAGCTTAGCCCCCATCAGCGGTATTTGCAGTTGCAAAAGGAACGCCCGCGTGTTATCCACGAACTGCCACAATATCTGGTGGCTTCCTACCTGGGCATTACACCGCAAAGCCTCAGCCGGATCCGAAAAAGGATGGCCGACTACAAAAGTTAA
- a CDS encoding WG repeat-containing protein gives MRTTLIRVIGLLASCLFVVLTSTGYAQPQAPLPLRDTSARALRWDQPLAAVKIHYRWGYIDTNGALVQPPWLLAARDFSEGLAAVRFSSGKWGYLDKRGMVVVPWVYDAAYDFRGGLALARKDSLWYLLNTWGDYSQTYADSATASQALLLHTRSGQPRPQPPAIPQRLLDKHRGQAILPTPNPHRYLLRHRHRPAWGIVDQDAHGLLKPSYDTLYALKDGYIGLRSGQLFWLDSTLARATPLHAPGYRASTPLAAFSASRYGYAYDELVRGVRTRRWVWIAAGRVTILPLACHTWQPSPLQWTYNRCALSVHTPEDDTELQGEVQGLVGRGSWGYLDEAGKLVIKPVFHAARGFF, from the coding sequence ATGCGTACCACGTTAATACGTGTCATCGGGCTGCTGGCTAGCTGCTTGTTTGTGGTGCTAACAAGCACAGGCTATGCACAGCCCCAGGCACCACTGCCACTCAGGGATACCAGTGCACGCGCCCTCCGCTGGGATCAGCCGCTGGCCGCTGTCAAAATCCACTACCGATGGGGCTATATAGACACCAATGGGGCCTTGGTTCAGCCTCCCTGGCTACTGGCCGCCCGAGACTTTAGCGAGGGGCTTGCCGCCGTACGCTTCTCCAGCGGCAAGTGGGGCTACCTGGATAAGCGAGGCATGGTAGTGGTACCCTGGGTGTACGATGCTGCCTACGACTTTCGGGGCGGCCTGGCCCTGGCCCGAAAAGACAGCCTATGGTATCTGCTGAACACATGGGGCGACTATAGCCAGACCTATGCCGACTCTGCCACTGCCAGCCAGGCCCTGCTGCTACACACCCGCAGCGGGCAGCCCCGGCCACAGCCGCCGGCTATACCACAAAGGCTACTTGATAAACATCGTGGCCAAGCCATACTGCCTACCCCCAACCCGCACCGATACCTGCTGCGCCACCGGCACAGGCCTGCCTGGGGCATTGTGGATCAGGACGCACACGGATTGCTCAAGCCCAGCTACGATACCCTGTATGCGCTCAAGGATGGATACATCGGGCTCCGCTCCGGTCAGCTCTTCTGGCTGGATAGCACACTTGCCAGGGCTACGCCCCTGCATGCGCCCGGCTACAGGGCCTCCACACCACTAGCAGCGTTCTCGGCCAGCCGCTACGGATATGCCTACGATGAGCTGGTGCGTGGGGTGCGCACACGCCGCTGGGTATGGATAGCGGCAGGTAGGGTAACCATCCTGCCCCTGGCCTGCCACACCTGGCAGCCCAGCCCCCTGCAGTGGACGTATAATCGCTGTGCCCTCTCTGTACACACCCCCGAGGATGACACCGAGCTGCAGGGCGAGGTGCAGGGGCTGGTAGGCCGGGGCAGCTGGGGCTACCTGGATGAAGCCGGAAAGCTGGTGATAAAGCCTGTTTTTCACGCCGCCAGAGGCTTTTTCTGA